From a single Actinomyces viscosus genomic region:
- a CDS encoding DUF3995 domain-containing protein: MTGRSRAIVIAMMLWWAFFGCVSVSWALGSPWLVDTALQGGGLRLAQERPTWFVVVVLVSGLVKLGFVVYGFALLRLDVIRVPRWMRLAFGWVSGVLLMAYGLVGSAGLVLRLLAGQSLSRYGWWRLLLWMPHFWVGGILVLSATVAYLRWSRPGAVEVQEI; the protein is encoded by the coding sequence ATGACGGGACGGTCGCGGGCGATCGTCATCGCCATGATGCTGTGGTGGGCCTTCTTCGGCTGCGTCAGCGTGTCCTGGGCGTTGGGCTCCCCGTGGCTGGTTGACACGGCGCTTCAGGGCGGGGGCCTCCGGCTCGCCCAGGAGCGACCCACCTGGTTCGTCGTCGTTGTGCTCGTCTCCGGGCTGGTGAAGCTGGGGTTCGTCGTCTACGGATTCGCCCTCTTGCGCCTGGACGTCATCAGGGTGCCGCGTTGGATGCGCCTGGCCTTCGGCTGGGTCTCGGGGGTCCTGCTCATGGCCTATGGCCTGGTCGGCTCGGCGGGCTTGGTCCTGCGGCTCCTGGCCGGCCAGTCGCTCTCGCGCTACGGCTGGTGGCGGCTGCTCCTGTGGATGCCGCACTTCTGGGTGGGCGGCATCCTGGTTCTGTCTGCGACGGTGGCCTACCTGCGCTGGAGCCGGCCCGGCGCCGTCGAGGTACAGGAGATCTGA
- a CDS encoding LysR family transcriptional regulator: MIDVQQLRALVELSRLGTVSAAADSLGFSQSTVSHQLAALSRATGAVLLTRAGRGVRLTEEGRALAARGQEVLDLLDRAERETVSMAHAEAGRVRLAAFPSAVASLVPGVLDAVGRQYPGLEVELVDAEPPEALDALRRGRVDAALSFSYTDDDAGEGLQSAHLLDDVLYLVSHPGGITRIADGAQCRWVTGCARCHEELIAVGRANDFTPETAYASDDYVAVQALVAAGVGAALLPGMALSAYRHEGVQVRPLAQEHRRVEVVTRAESPRPLAIDVLVEACRTAARSTSLRRPAVRGGANSAGR, from the coding sequence GTGATCGATGTTCAGCAGCTGCGGGCCCTCGTGGAGCTCTCCCGGCTCGGCACCGTCTCGGCCGCTGCCGATTCCCTGGGCTTCAGCCAGTCCACCGTTTCCCACCAGCTCGCCGCCCTGTCCCGTGCGACCGGCGCGGTCCTGCTGACGCGGGCGGGGCGCGGGGTGCGGCTCACCGAGGAGGGGAGGGCGCTGGCGGCCCGTGGGCAGGAGGTCCTCGACCTGCTGGATCGCGCTGAGAGGGAGACGGTCTCCATGGCGCACGCGGAGGCGGGGCGGGTGCGGCTGGCGGCCTTCCCCTCGGCGGTGGCCTCGCTGGTTCCCGGGGTGCTCGACGCCGTCGGCCGGCAGTACCCGGGACTGGAGGTCGAGCTGGTCGACGCCGAGCCGCCCGAGGCCCTCGACGCGCTGCGGCGCGGTCGGGTGGACGCGGCCCTGTCCTTCTCCTACACCGACGACGACGCCGGCGAGGGCCTTCAGTCGGCGCACCTGCTCGACGACGTCCTCTACCTGGTCAGCCACCCCGGCGGCATCACGCGCATCGCCGACGGCGCCCAGTGCCGGTGGGTCACCGGCTGCGCGCGCTGCCACGAGGAGCTCATCGCCGTGGGGCGGGCCAACGACTTCACGCCCGAGACCGCCTACGCCTCCGACGACTACGTGGCCGTGCAGGCGCTCGTGGCCGCGGGGGTGGGGGCGGCGCTGCTGCCCGGCATGGCGTTGAGCGCCTACCGGCACGAGGGGGTTCAGGTGCGGCCGTTGGCCCAGGAGCACCGGCGGGTCGAGGTGGTCACCCGCGCGGAGAGCCCTCGGCCGCTGGCCATCGACGTCCTGGTGGAGGCCTGCCGGACGGCGGCTCGCAGCACGAGCCTTCGCCGGCCCGCGGTGCGTGGTGGAGCGAATTCCGCTGGCCGATGA
- a CDS encoding ABC transporter ATP-binding protein, with translation MSQLPAVQISGLTKTYGNKRVLENLDLAVPAGTVLSLLGPNGAGKTTVVEILQGLRRRGGGTITVLGEDPARASRAWRARIGVVSQTSTDLKDLTVTEAVSHIARFYSHPADVAETIDRVGLTDDARTRAARLSGGRRRRLDVALAIIGRPELLFLDEPTTGFDPQARHVFWDLVGGLRAGGTTVLLTTHYLDEAAHLADEVAIILGGRVVEHDTPEALARQAGSRRTVSWIEDGVERSEVTTTPTAVVRSLLDRLTGPDGEVPGLQVHTPNLEDHYLELVSRHHSQQPAP, from the coding sequence ATGTCGCAGCTCCCCGCCGTCCAGATCAGCGGCCTGACCAAGACCTACGGGAACAAACGAGTCCTGGAGAACCTGGACCTCGCCGTCCCGGCCGGCACCGTCCTGTCCCTCCTGGGTCCCAACGGCGCCGGCAAGACCACCGTCGTCGAGATCCTCCAGGGCCTGCGCCGCCGCGGCGGCGGAACCATCACCGTCCTGGGGGAGGATCCCGCTCGAGCCTCGCGCGCCTGGCGCGCCCGCATCGGCGTCGTCTCCCAGACCTCCACCGACCTCAAGGACCTCACCGTCACCGAGGCCGTCAGCCACATCGCCCGCTTCTACTCCCACCCCGCCGACGTCGCCGAGACCATCGACCGCGTGGGCCTGACCGACGACGCCCGCACCCGCGCCGCCCGCCTGTCCGGGGGCCGTCGCCGCCGCCTCGACGTCGCTCTGGCCATCATCGGCCGCCCCGAGCTGCTCTTCCTCGACGAGCCCACCACCGGCTTCGACCCCCAGGCCCGCCACGTCTTCTGGGACCTCGTGGGCGGCCTGCGCGCCGGCGGCACCACCGTCCTGCTGACCACCCACTACCTCGACGAGGCCGCCCACCTGGCCGACGAGGTCGCCATCATCCTGGGCGGCCGCGTCGTCGAGCACGACACCCCCGAGGCCCTCGCCCGCCAGGCCGGAAGCCGGCGCACCGTCAGCTGGATCGAGGACGGCGTCGAGCGCAGCGAGGTCACCACCACACCCACCGCCGTCGTCCGCAGCCTCTTGGACCGTCTCACCGGACCCGACGGCGAGGTTCCCGGCCTCCAGGTTCACACCCCGAACCTCGAGGACCACTACCTCGAGCTCGTCTCCCGGCACCATTCACAGCAGCCTGCCCCCTGA
- a CDS encoding ATP-dependent Clp protease ATP-binding subunit — protein sequence MFERFTDRARRVVVLAQDEARALNHNYIGTEHLLLGLIHEGEGVAAKALESMDISLEAVRSQVIEIIGEGQSAPTGHIPFTPRGKKVFELSMREALQLGHNYIGTEHLLLGLLREGEGVAAQVLTNLGGDLSSVRQTVMQMLSGYEGKETVNAGGPSKEGTPSGSAILDQFGRNLTAAAREGKLDPVIGRKKEMERVMQVLSRRTKNNPVLIGEPGVGKTAVVEGLSQAIAHGDVPETLRDKQLYSLDMGSLVAGSRYRGDFEERLKKVLKEVRTRGDIVLFIDEIHTLVGAGAAEGAVDAASILKPMLARGELQTIGATTLEEYRKIEKDAALERRFQPVTVDQPSIEETIGILTGLRDRYEAFHRIVITDEAIEAAAKLADRYINDRFLPDKAIDLVDEAGARLRIRRMTAPPELREIDEKIAEVKREKESAIDDQDFERAASLRDDERRLADERAAKEKAWKSGDLDQVAEVDEALIAEVLAMSTGIPVVKLTEAESAKLLNMESELHKRIIGQNKAIEALSKSIRRTRAGLKDPKRPGGSFIFAGPTGVGKTELAKALAEFLFDDEDALIQLDMSEFAEKHTVSRLFGAPPGYVGYDEGGQLTEKVRRRPFSVVLFDEVEKAHPDIFNSLLQILEDGHLSDAQGRVVDFKNTVIIMTTNLGSKDIGKSVATGFQSTESGAMDYEEMKSHVNRELKQQFRPEFLNRVDDLIVFPQLTKEEVRQIVDLMIARLDKRLAEQQMTIELTDAAKELLAERGFDPVLGARPLRRAIQRDIEDALSEKILFGEIERGQKVIVDAEGESILGEFIFRGEPWEQGEAEVAALREAEEAAAGGGGGASAPMRIPSTPISRDGGASPAAEPGH from the coding sequence ATGTTTGAACGCTTTACCGACCGCGCCCGACGCGTCGTCGTGCTTGCGCAGGACGAGGCGCGGGCCCTGAACCACAACTACATCGGCACCGAGCACCTCCTTCTCGGCCTCATTCACGAGGGCGAGGGAGTTGCCGCCAAGGCGCTGGAGTCCATGGACATCTCCCTGGAAGCCGTGCGCAGCCAGGTCATCGAGATCATCGGTGAGGGCCAGTCGGCCCCCACCGGTCACATCCCCTTCACGCCGCGCGGCAAGAAGGTCTTCGAGCTGTCCATGCGCGAGGCCCTCCAGCTCGGCCACAACTACATCGGCACCGAGCACCTGCTGCTCGGCCTGCTGCGCGAGGGCGAGGGCGTGGCCGCCCAGGTCCTGACCAACCTCGGCGGCGACCTGTCCAGCGTGCGCCAGACCGTCATGCAGATGCTCTCGGGCTACGAGGGCAAGGAGACGGTCAACGCCGGCGGCCCCTCCAAGGAGGGCACGCCATCGGGCAGCGCCATCCTGGACCAGTTCGGCCGCAACCTCACCGCCGCCGCCCGCGAGGGCAAGCTCGACCCGGTCATCGGCCGCAAGAAGGAGATGGAGAGGGTCATGCAGGTCCTCTCCCGGCGCACCAAGAACAACCCCGTCCTCATCGGGGAGCCGGGCGTGGGCAAGACCGCCGTCGTCGAGGGCCTGAGCCAGGCCATCGCCCACGGCGACGTCCCCGAGACCCTGCGCGACAAGCAGCTCTACTCCCTGGACATGGGCTCGCTCGTGGCCGGCTCGCGCTACCGCGGTGACTTCGAGGAGCGCCTCAAGAAGGTCCTCAAGGAGGTGCGCACCCGCGGCGACATCGTCCTGTTCATCGACGAGATCCACACGCTCGTCGGTGCCGGCGCCGCCGAGGGGGCCGTCGACGCCGCCTCCATCCTCAAGCCCATGCTGGCGCGCGGCGAGCTCCAGACCATCGGTGCCACCACCCTGGAGGAGTACCGCAAGATCGAGAAGGACGCCGCCCTGGAGCGCCGCTTCCAGCCGGTGACCGTCGACCAGCCCAGCATCGAGGAGACCATCGGCATCCTCACCGGCCTGCGCGACCGCTACGAGGCCTTCCACCGCATCGTCATCACCGACGAGGCCATCGAGGCCGCCGCCAAGCTCGCCGACCGCTACATCAACGACCGCTTCCTGCCGGACAAGGCCATCGACCTGGTCGACGAGGCCGGCGCCCGCCTGCGCATCCGCCGCATGACGGCCCCGCCCGAGCTGCGCGAGATCGACGAGAAGATCGCCGAGGTCAAGCGGGAGAAGGAGTCCGCGATCGACGACCAGGACTTCGAGCGCGCCGCCTCCCTGCGCGACGACGAGCGCCGCCTGGCCGACGAGCGCGCCGCCAAGGAGAAGGCCTGGAAGTCCGGTGACCTCGACCAGGTCGCCGAGGTCGACGAGGCGCTCATCGCCGAGGTCCTGGCCATGTCCACCGGCATCCCGGTGGTCAAGCTGACCGAGGCCGAGTCCGCCAAGCTCCTCAACATGGAGTCCGAGCTCCACAAGCGCATCATCGGCCAGAACAAGGCCATCGAGGCCCTGTCGAAGTCGATCCGTCGCACCCGCGCCGGCCTGAAGGACCCCAAGCGACCCGGCGGCTCCTTCATCTTCGCCGGCCCCACCGGCGTCGGAAAGACCGAGCTGGCCAAGGCCCTGGCGGAGTTCCTCTTCGACGACGAGGACGCCCTCATCCAGCTCGACATGTCCGAGTTCGCCGAGAAGCACACGGTCTCGCGCCTCTTCGGGGCCCCTCCCGGCTACGTCGGCTACGACGAGGGCGGCCAGCTCACCGAGAAGGTGCGCCGTCGGCCCTTCTCCGTGGTCCTGTTCGACGAGGTCGAGAAGGCCCACCCGGACATCTTCAACTCGCTGCTGCAGATCCTGGAGGACGGACACCTCTCCGACGCCCAGGGCCGCGTGGTGGACTTCAAGAACACCGTCATCATCATGACGACCAACCTCGGCTCCAAGGACATCGGCAAGTCGGTGGCCACCGGCTTCCAGTCCACCGAGTCCGGCGCCATGGACTACGAGGAGATGAAGTCCCACGTCAACCGCGAGCTCAAGCAGCAGTTCCGGCCCGAGTTCCTCAACCGCGTCGACGACCTCATCGTCTTCCCGCAGCTGACCAAGGAGGAGGTGCGCCAGATCGTCGACCTCATGATCGCGCGCCTCGACAAGCGCCTGGCCGAGCAGCAGATGACGATCGAGCTGACCGACGCCGCCAAGGAGCTCCTGGCCGAGCGCGGCTTCGACCCGGTCCTCGGCGCCCGTCCGCTGCGTCGCGCCATCCAGCGCGACATCGAGGACGCCCTGAGCGAGAAGATCCTCTTCGGGGAGATCGAGCGGGGGCAGAAGGTCATCGTCGACGCCGAGGGCGAGTCCATCCTGGGCGAGTTCATCTTCCGCGGTGAGCCCTGGGAGCAGGGTGAGGCCGAGGTGGCCGCGCTGCGCGAGGCCGAGGAGGCCGCAGCCGGCGGTGGGGGAGGAGCCTCCGCCCCGATGCGCATCCCCTCGACGCCGATCAGTCGCGACGGCGGCGCCTCACCGGCCGCCGAGCCGGGGCACTGA
- a CDS encoding response regulator: protein MNDVGPTSASTPGSPDGSAGPCPPPGSSGRRVRLLVVDDHPVVRSGIVGMLTGETDLQVVGQAADGAEAIALTAELAPDVVLMDLRMPGLDGVEATRRISARPAAPRVVVLTTYDTDGDILRAVEAGAIGYLLKDSPREDIIAAVLSAAVGRSVLSPAITTRLVGVARGAAPGAPGSSRRAEAPVTLSPRERQVLQAASRGLSNSQIGAELYITEATVKTHLLRAYSKLGVDSRTAAVTEALRRGLLDLG, encoded by the coding sequence GTGAACGACGTCGGCCCCACCTCAGCGAGCACCCCGGGATCCCCGGACGGCTCCGCCGGCCCGTGCCCGCCACCCGGCTCGAGCGGCCGCCGGGTCCGCCTCCTGGTGGTCGACGACCACCCGGTGGTGCGCTCCGGGATCGTCGGCATGCTCACCGGCGAGACGGATCTCCAGGTGGTCGGTCAGGCCGCCGACGGCGCCGAGGCCATCGCCCTGACCGCCGAGCTGGCCCCCGACGTCGTCCTCATGGACCTGCGCATGCCCGGTCTCGACGGCGTCGAGGCCACCCGCCGGATCTCCGCGCGCCCCGCCGCGCCCCGGGTCGTGGTCCTGACGACCTACGACACCGACGGGGACATCCTGCGCGCCGTCGAGGCCGGGGCCATCGGCTACCTCCTCAAGGACTCCCCGCGCGAGGACATCATCGCGGCCGTGCTCTCCGCCGCCGTGGGCCGCAGCGTGCTGAGCCCGGCCATCACCACCCGGCTCGTCGGTGTGGCGCGAGGCGCCGCACCCGGCGCGCCCGGCTCCTCACGCCGGGCTGAGGCACCGGTGACCCTGTCACCGCGCGAGAGGCAGGTCCTCCAGGCGGCCTCTCGCGGACTGTCCAACAGCCAGATCGGGGCCGAGCTCTACATCACCGAGGCCACCGTCAAGACCCACCTGCTGCGCGCCTACTCCAAGCTCGGCGTCGACTCGCGCACGGCCGCCGTCACCGAGGCCCTGCGCCGCGGCCTGCTCGACCTGGGCTGA
- a CDS encoding sensor histidine kinase → MTRETQDLVSWPRDLCGKLRLACEGTDSPTGVYPPLDRAGLPRWVWCLLTWTLAVANLVAVHYTDLAMPGFFIVLPMLWWVYTRWWAAVVAHLVFAAGFAAAGYLRGDGDESWWINPLIMVVVVLVTGTWGTWVHIVRFEAIHALADKEEALTALARTQSELVAAERAAGIAAEHERWSHEVHDTLAQGFISVINLAQTALNDLVEHPNGDPHEARALYGLLAEIEAVARDNLAEARALVAGESPSALRDDGLEAALRRLARAQEHHGVDISLVAELPAQMSSAFQVAVLRIVQESLSNVARHAQAQHVDVAVSPSETGELIVTVADDGVGAGGAPEGTGLTGMRARVETLGGTLTVDPLQEPDEHGRVGTVVEARMPL, encoded by the coding sequence ATGACCCGGGAGACGCAGGATCTCGTGTCCTGGCCCCGTGACCTGTGCGGAAAGCTGCGCCTGGCCTGTGAGGGCACGGACAGCCCCACGGGCGTGTACCCGCCGCTCGACCGGGCGGGCCTGCCCCGGTGGGTCTGGTGCCTCCTGACCTGGACGCTGGCGGTCGCCAACCTCGTGGCGGTGCACTACACCGACCTGGCGATGCCGGGATTCTTCATCGTGCTGCCGATGCTCTGGTGGGTCTACACCAGGTGGTGGGCCGCCGTCGTGGCGCACCTCGTCTTCGCGGCGGGATTCGCCGCCGCAGGTTACCTCCGAGGCGACGGCGACGAGTCCTGGTGGATCAACCCCCTCATCATGGTCGTCGTCGTCCTGGTGACGGGCACCTGGGGCACCTGGGTCCACATCGTCCGCTTCGAGGCCATCCACGCCCTGGCCGACAAGGAGGAGGCACTCACCGCCCTGGCCCGCACGCAGAGCGAGCTCGTCGCCGCCGAGCGCGCCGCGGGCATCGCCGCCGAGCACGAGCGCTGGTCCCACGAGGTCCACGACACCCTGGCGCAGGGGTTCATCTCCGTGATCAACCTCGCCCAGACGGCGCTCAATGATCTCGTCGAGCACCCGAACGGTGATCCCCATGAGGCGCGAGCCCTGTACGGGCTGCTCGCCGAGATCGAGGCCGTGGCCCGCGACAACCTGGCCGAGGCCCGGGCCCTGGTGGCCGGCGAGAGCCCCAGCGCCCTGCGCGACGACGGCCTGGAGGCCGCGCTACGGCGCCTCGCCCGGGCCCAGGAGCACCACGGTGTGGACATCTCCCTCGTTGCCGAGCTGCCGGCCCAGATGTCCTCCGCGTTCCAGGTCGCGGTCCTGCGCATCGTCCAGGAGTCTCTGAGCAACGTCGCGCGTCACGCCCAGGCGCAGCACGTCGACGTCGCCGTCTCCCCTTCCGAGACCGGAGAGCTGATCGTCACCGTCGCCGACGACGGCGTCGGTGCGGGAGGGGCGCCGGAGGGAACGGGGCTGACCGGGATGCGGGCACGCGTGGAGACCCTCGGTGGGACGCTGACCGTCGACCCGCTTCAGGAGCCCGATGAGCACGGGCGTGTCGGAACCGTCGTCGAGGCCAGAATGCCCTTGTGA
- a CDS encoding threonine ammonia-lyase — MTATDTLTPTPSFSPGTGLDFDAVLRTYEAVSRVLPETPAWSYPLLNAEAGVDVVVKHENVQPTGAFKVRGGVALMAALSPEERRRGVVTASTGNHAQSLAWAGARSDVPVTVVVPAGAPARKVAAVRALGARVVIEGDTMCDSLAHAEALSVAEGLRMVSPGDEPAIVLGHATVYLELFRRHRDLRAVYAPVGSGSGAAGACLVRDVLAPGCWVIGVQSSAAPAAHRAWKSGRPATIHSRTRVAGLAVGASFTLTQSVLGRGLNDFILVDDDDIQRAVGLMSTHAHTLAEGAGAASLAGLMADPARRGPCAVVCTGGNADDDELAAIAGSATDMALTC, encoded by the coding sequence ATGACCGCAACCGACACCCTGACCCCCACCCCCTCTTTCAGCCCCGGGACCGGCCTCGACTTCGACGCCGTCCTGCGCACCTACGAGGCCGTCTCGCGCGTCCTTCCCGAGACCCCCGCCTGGTCCTACCCGCTGCTCAACGCCGAGGCCGGGGTCGATGTCGTGGTCAAGCACGAGAACGTCCAGCCCACCGGCGCCTTCAAGGTCCGCGGCGGGGTGGCGCTCATGGCGGCGCTCAGCCCCGAGGAGCGGCGCCGCGGCGTCGTGACCGCCTCCACCGGCAACCACGCCCAGTCCCTGGCCTGGGCCGGTGCGCGCAGCGACGTGCCCGTCACCGTCGTCGTGCCGGCCGGCGCCCCGGCCCGCAAGGTCGCCGCGGTGCGCGCCCTGGGCGCCCGGGTCGTCATCGAGGGCGACACCATGTGCGACTCGCTCGCCCACGCCGAGGCCCTGTCCGTGGCCGAGGGGCTGCGCATGGTCTCCCCCGGCGACGAGCCGGCGATCGTCCTCGGGCACGCCACCGTCTACCTCGAGCTCTTCCGCCGACACCGCGACCTGCGGGCCGTCTACGCCCCGGTCGGATCGGGCTCCGGGGCCGCCGGCGCCTGCCTCGTGCGCGACGTCCTGGCGCCCGGGTGCTGGGTCATCGGCGTCCAGTCCAGCGCCGCCCCGGCCGCGCACCGCGCCTGGAAGTCCGGGAGGCCCGCCACCATCCACAGCCGCACGCGCGTGGCGGGACTGGCCGTCGGGGCGAGCTTCACCCTCACCCAGTCGGTGCTGGGCCGCGGCCTCAACGACTTCATCCTGGTCGACGACGACGACATCCAGCGCGCCGTCGGCCTCATGTCCACCCACGCCCACACCCTGGCCGAGGGCGCCGGCGCCGCCAGCCTGGCCGGACTCATGGCCGACCCCGCCCGCCGCGGCCCCTGCGCCGTCGTGTGCACCGGAGGCAACGCCGACGACGACGAGCTCGCCGCCATCGCCGGCTCCGCCACCGACATGGCCCTCACCTGCTGA
- a CDS encoding ABC transporter permease: MATVLDPSALPQPEPDAAGPDPVPTLDLSSVPRPAAQRPGSASAAVLTLTWASLVSFVREPMAFVMGLLYPLFMLILFNAVFPGEMSGGITYGEYMLPAMITMGVLMTCMQILAISVAAERESGELRRLAVLPVPAWAYVAAKCLANVALSVLNIVVLIGVGRLALGLSLPAAAASWALAALTLVLTIGACTALGLAVGRCCPSSRAASGVLTPVIIILQFVSGLFLPLSQLPTWMVHGFSVLPVRWSAELMREAFLPATAAVAEPAGTWETGKGLAVVTAWLVGGVVAAVVITRRDTVDR; the protein is encoded by the coding sequence ATGGCGACCGTTCTCGACCCCAGTGCCCTGCCTCAGCCCGAGCCGGACGCCGCCGGCCCCGACCCGGTACCCACGCTGGACCTCTCCTCCGTCCCCAGGCCCGCGGCCCAGCGACCCGGCAGCGCATCGGCCGCCGTCCTGACCCTCACCTGGGCGAGTCTGGTCAGCTTCGTACGCGAGCCCATGGCCTTCGTCATGGGTCTCCTCTACCCCCTGTTCATGCTCATCCTGTTCAACGCCGTCTTCCCCGGTGAGATGAGCGGCGGCATCACCTACGGCGAGTACATGCTGCCGGCCATGATCACCATGGGCGTGCTCATGACCTGCATGCAGATCCTGGCGATCTCCGTGGCAGCCGAACGGGAGTCCGGTGAGCTCAGGCGCCTGGCCGTCCTGCCCGTCCCCGCCTGGGCCTATGTGGCCGCCAAGTGCCTGGCCAATGTCGCCCTGTCGGTGCTCAACATCGTCGTCCTTATCGGCGTCGGCCGCCTGGCCCTGGGACTGAGCCTGCCCGCCGCTGCGGCTTCCTGGGCCCTGGCCGCCCTGACCCTCGTGCTCACGATCGGGGCCTGCACCGCCCTGGGCCTGGCCGTCGGCCGCTGCTGTCCCTCCTCGCGCGCCGCCTCCGGGGTCCTCACGCCGGTCATCATCATCCTCCAGTTCGTCTCCGGTCTCTTCCTGCCCCTGTCCCAGCTGCCGACCTGGATGGTCCACGGCTTCTCGGTCCTGCCGGTGCGCTGGTCGGCCGAGCTCATGCGCGAGGCCTTCCTGCCCGCCACCGCCGCCGTTGCCGAACCCGCCGGGACCTGGGAGACCGGCAAGGGACTGGCTGTCGTCACCGCCTGGCTCGTGGGCGGCGTCGTGGCCGCCGTCGTCATCACCCGCCGCGATACAGTGGACAGATGA
- a CDS encoding IS630 family transposase — MVVDVTAEERDVLLAWKKRGDSFVLVRLKAEAILYASRGVGTGVIAEMVGRSRRTVSNWLRRWRCSRLHSVVTGHAGNENAAKLTRAHKEQLKRILSRPPAQSGIRADFWDVPALRDVVRIKFGVEYASDSSYQLLLRFVGMSFKLPDPFDKRRDEAAVTERMDQVRQEVADLLARGWEVYTVDEVRVEHEAVTRRMWLPTGRRTKIYVDRERSAQSFFGALSLTSKQVRVYPIEGNQNAEQVTLALARLVRETANDKIAVVLDNAGFHHAKAVTDLYEPGQALERVRPIYLPPYAPDHNPIEHVWNTAKKNISNIQRDNPEETYTAFTSYITSRTFDYDFEHLPITPTQEKLD, encoded by the coding sequence GTGGTTGTTGATGTGACTGCGGAGGAGCGGGATGTTCTTCTGGCGTGGAAGAAACGCGGTGACTCGTTCGTCCTGGTGCGTTTAAAGGCTGAGGCCATTTTGTATGCCTCTCGTGGTGTCGGCACGGGTGTTATCGCTGAGATGGTCGGCCGCAGCCGCAGGACGGTGAGCAACTGGCTGCGCCGCTGGCGGTGCTCCAGGTTGCACTCGGTTGTCACTGGGCACGCCGGCAACGAGAACGCCGCCAAGCTCACCCGCGCCCACAAGGAGCAGCTCAAGCGGATCCTGAGTAGGCCACCGGCCCAGAGCGGGATCAGGGCGGACTTCTGGGACGTACCGGCCCTGCGTGACGTGGTGCGGATCAAGTTCGGCGTGGAGTACGCCTCAGACTCCTCCTACCAGCTGCTCCTGCGCTTCGTGGGGATGAGCTTCAAGCTGCCCGACCCCTTCGACAAGCGCCGCGACGAGGCCGCCGTCACCGAGCGAATGGACCAGGTCCGTCAGGAGGTCGCCGACCTGCTGGCCCGGGGCTGGGAGGTCTACACCGTCGACGAGGTGCGCGTCGAGCACGAGGCCGTCACCCGGCGTATGTGGCTGCCCACCGGCCGTCGGACCAAGATCTATGTCGACCGAGAACGCTCGGCCCAGTCTTTCTTCGGCGCCCTGAGCCTGACCAGCAAGCAGGTGCGCGTCTACCCCATCGAGGGCAACCAGAACGCCGAGCAGGTCACCCTGGCCCTGGCCCGTCTGGTACGCGAGACGGCAAACGACAAGATCGCTGTTGTTCTTGACAACGCCGGCTTCCACCACGCCAAGGCGGTCACTGACCTGTATGAGCCCGGCCAGGCCCTGGAGCGCGTCAGGCCGATCTACCTACCTCCTTACGCGCCCGACCACAACCCAATAGAGCACGTCTGGAACACCGCCAAGAAGAACATCTCAAACATACAACGAGACAACCCCGAGGAAACCTACACCGCATTCACCAGCTACATCACCAGCCGCACCTTCGACTACGACTTCGAGCACCTACCCATCACACCAACCCAAGAAAAGCTTGATTAA